One window from the genome of Larus michahellis chromosome 23, bLarMic1.1, whole genome shotgun sequence encodes:
- the AP1M1 gene encoding AP-1 complex subunit mu-1, with the protein MSASAVYVLDLKGKVLICRNYRGDVDMSEVEHFMPILMEKEEEGTLSPILAHGGVRFMWIKHNNLYLVATSKKNACVSLVFSFLYKVVQVFSEYFKELEEESIRDNFVIIYELLDELMDFGYPQTTDSKILQEYITQEGHKLETGAPRPPATVTNAVSWRSEGIKYRKNEVFLDVIESVNLLVSANGNVLRSEIVGSIKMRVFLSGMPELRLGLNDKVLFDNTGRGKSKSVELEDVKFHQCVRLSRFENDRTISFIPPDGEFELMSYRLNTHVKPLIWIESVIEKHSHSRIEYMIKAKSQFKRRSTANNVEIHIPVPNDADSPKFKTTVGSVKWVPENSEIVWSIKSFPGGKEYLMRAHFGLPSVEAEDKEGKPPISVKFEIPYFTTSGIQVRYLKIIEKSGYQALPWVRYITQNGDYQLRTQ; encoded by the exons atgTCGGCCAGCGCCGTCTACGTGCTGGACCTGAAGGGGAAG GTTCTGATCTGTCGGAATTACCGTGGAGATGTGGACATGTCCGAGGTGGAGCATTTTATGCCAATCCttatggaaaaggaagaagaggggacACTTTCTCCTATTCTAGCACATGGAGGAGTTCGTTTTATGTGGATTAAGCATAACAACTTATATC TTGTTGCAACTTCTAAGAAAAATGCTTGTGTATCactggtgttttcatttttatataaagtAGTTCAG gttttttctgaatatttcaagGAGTTGGAAGAAGAGAGCATTAGGGataattttgttattatttatgaGTTGTTAGATGAGCTTATGGATTTTGGTTACCCACAAACCACTGATAGTAAAATTTTACAAGA GTACATCACTCAGGAAGGTCACAAACTTGAAACTGGAGCTCCACGTCCGCCTGCCACTGTTACAAATGCTGTTTCATGGAGATCAGAAGGgataaaatacaggaaaaatgaaGTGTTCCTGGATGTTATAGAGTCCGTTAACCTTTTG GTCAGTGCCAATGGAAACGTATTGCGGAGTGAGATAGTTGGATCCATTAAAATGCGAGTCTTTCTCTCGGGAATGCCAGAGCTGCGCCTTGGTTTAAACGACAAAGTTCTCTTTGATAATACAGGCC GTGGCAAAAGTAAATCAGTAGAACTGGAAGATGTAAAGTTTCACCAGTGTGTTCGTCTCTCTCGCTTTGAAAACGACAGGACAATTTCTTTCATTCCGCCTGATGGAGAGTTTGAACTCATGTCGTATCGTCTCAATACCCAC GTAAAACCACTGATCTGGATTGAGTCCGTGATTGAAAAACATTCCCACAGCCGCATCGAGTACATGATCAAG gcaaAAAGTCAATTTAAGCGTAGATCAACGGCCAACAATGTGGAGATTCACATTCCAGTTCCAAATGATGCAGACTCGCCAAAGTTTAAAACCACTGTTGGAAGTGTCAAATGGGTTCCAGAGAACAGCGAAATCGTCTGGTCCATTAAATCTTTTCCA GGTGGAAAAGAATACCTGATGAGAGCTCACTTTGGACTTCCCAGTGTTGAAGCTGAAGATAAGGAAGGAAAACCTCCCATTAGTGTGAAGTTTGAGATTCCATATTTCACCACTTCAGGAATCCAG GTTCGCTACTTAAAGATAATTGAGAAGAGCGGCTATCAGGCTCTCCCCTGGGTCCGTTACATTACCCAGAATGGAG ACTACCAGCTTCGAACACAGTAA
- the FAM32A gene encoding protein FAM32A yields the protein MADYEAVQRGPLRLKGSGGALGAGKRKKKKAKDKAQMLEQIVSSKKQEEEKKRGLDKRTPAQVAYEKMQEKRQMERILKKASKTHKQRVEDFNRHLDTLTEHYDIPKVSWTK from the exons atGGCGGACTACGAGGCGGTGCAGCGCGGGCCGCTGCGGCTGaagggcagcggcggggccctGGGCGCCGGCAAGCG gaagaagaaaaaggcgaAGGACAAGGCCCAGATGCTGGAGCAGATCGTCAGCAgcaagaagcaggaggaggagaagaagcgCGGCCTGGACAAGCGGACGCCGGCGCAGGTGGCCTACGAGAAGATGCAGGAGAAGCGG CAAATGGAGCGGATCCTGAAGAAAGCCTCCAAAACCCACAAGCAGAGGGTGGAG GACTTCAACAGGCACCTGGATACTCTGACTGAGCATTACGACATTCCGAAAGTCAGCTGGACTAAGTGA
- the CIB3 gene encoding calcium and integrin-binding family member 3: MGNKQTIFTPEQLDAYQDCTFFTRKEILRLFYRYRDLAPQLVPLDYTDKPDVTLPYELIGSMPELKDNPFRQRIAEVFSEDGDGNMTLDDFLDMFSVLSEMAPRDLKAYYAFKIYDFNNDDYICKSDLEKTVNKLTRNELTPEEVSLVCEKVIYEADVDNDGKLSLEDFQHMIIRAPDFLSHYRSSVFPDSF, translated from the exons ATGGGCAACAAGCAAACCATTTTCACTCCAGAGCAACTGGATGCATACCAG gaCTGCACATTCTTTACAAGGAAAGAGATTCTGAG ACTGTTCTACAGATACCGAGACCTAGCCCCACAGCTAGTTCCACTCGACTACACAGACAAACCAGACGTGACACTTCCCTATGAACTCATTGGCAGCATGCCAGAGCTGAAG GACAATCCATTCCGCCAGCGGATAGCAGAGGTTTTCTCAGAGGATGGAGACGGCAACATGACTTTAGATGATTTTTTGGACATGTTTTCAGTGCTGAGTGAAATGGCTCCCAGAGACCTGAAAGCttattatgcttttaaaatttatg ATTTTAACAATGATGATTACATATGCAAATCAGATCTAGAGAAAACTGTTAACAAATTAACCCGAAATGAACTTACCCCAGAAGAAGTTAGCCTGGTATGTGAAAAGGTGATTTACGAAGCTGACGTGGACAATGATGGCAAGCTGTCTTTGGAAGACTTTCAGCATATGATAATACGAGCTCCAGATTTCCTCAG CCATTACAGATCATCAGTCTTCCCTGACAGTTTCTAG
- the RAB8A gene encoding ras-related protein Rab-8A: MAKTYDYLFKLLLIGDSGVGKTCALFRFSEDAFNATFISTIGIDFKIRTIELDGKRIKLQIWDTAGQERFRTITTAYYRGAMGIMLVYDITNEKSFENIRNWVRNIEEHASPDVEKMILGNKCDANDKRQVSREQGEKLAASFGIKFMETSAKANINIENAFFTLARDIKAKMDKKLEGNSPQGSNQGVKITPDQQKKSSFFRCVLL; the protein is encoded by the exons ATGGCGAAGACGTACGACTACCTCTTCAAGCTGCTGCTCATCGGCGACTCGGGCGTGGGCAAGACGTGCGCGCTCTTCCGCTTCTCCGAGGACGCCTTCAACGCCACCTTCATCTCCACCATCG GTATCGATTTCAAAATTCGGACCATCGAGCTGGATGGGAAGAGAATCAAACTGCAGATCTG GGACACCGCGGGGCAGGAGCGATTCCGAACCATCACAACCGCCTACTACAGGGGAGCGATG GGCATTATGCTAGTCTATGACATCACCAATGAAAAGTCTTTTGAAAATATTCGGAACTGGGTCCGGAATATCGAAGAG CACGCCTCTCCAGATGTTGAAAAAATGATCCTCGGGAACAAATGTGATGCAAATGACAAAAGACAAGTTTCCAGAGAGCAAGGGGAGAAG CTTGCTGCAAGTTTTGGGATTAAATTTATGGAGACCAGCGCGAAAGCAAATATAAACATAGAGAAT GCATTTTTCACTCTTGCAAGAGATATCAAAGCAAAAATGGACAAGAAGTTG GAAGGCAATAGCCCGCAAGGCAGCAACCAGGGCGTCAAAATCACACCAgaccagcaaaagaaaagcagctttttccgATGTGTTCTTCTGTGA
- the TPM4 gene encoding tropomyosin alpha-4 chain isoform X2 gives MEAIKKKMQMLKLDKENAIDRAEQAETDKKAAEDKCKQVEDELVALQKKLKGTEDELDKYSEALKDAQEKLEQAEKKATDAEGEVAALNRRIQLVEEELDRAQERLATALQKLEEAEKAADESERGMKVIENRAMKDEEKMEIQEMQLKEAKHIAEEADRKYEEVARKLVILEGELERAEERAEVSEVKCSDLEEELKNVTNNLKSLEAQSEKYSEKEDKYEEEIKILSDKLKEAETRAEFAERTVAKLEKSIDDLEEKLAQAKEENLGLHQTLDQTLNELNCI, from the exons ATGGAAGCTATCAAGAAAAAGATGCAGATGTTGAAGTTAGACAAGGAGAATGCCATTGacagagcagagcaggctgaaACGGATAAGAAGGCAGCTGAGGACAAATGCAAACAG GTAGAGGATGAGCTGGTTGCTCTGCAGAAGAAGTTGAAAGGCACTGAAGATGAGCTGGACAAGTACTCGGAGGCTCTCAAAGATGCCCAGGAAAAACTAGAGCAGGCTGAAAAGAAGGCGACTGAT GCCGAAGGTGAGGTGGCAGCGCTGAACAGACGTATCCAGCTCGTGGAAGAGGAGCTGGATCGTGCCCAGGAACGGCTGGCCACAGCCTTGCAGAAACTGGAGGAGGCCGAGAAAGCGGCGGATGAGAGCGAGAG AGGAATGAAGGTTATCGAGAACAGAGCAATGAAAGAcgaagagaaaatggaaattcaggAAATGCAACTGAAGGAGGCCAAGCATATTGCTGAAGAAGCTGACCGCAAATATGAAGAG GTTGCCCGTAAACTGGTTATTTTGGAGGGTGAACTGGAAAGAGCTGAAGAGCGCGCAGAGGTGTCCGAAGT taaatGTAGTGACCTTGAAGAGGAGTTAAAGAACGTCACTAACAACCTGAAGTCTTTGGAAGCTCAATCTGAAAAG TACTcggaaaaagaagataaatacgAAGAAGAAATCAAGATTCTGTCCGACAAGCTTAAAGAA gctgAAACTCGTGCTGAGTTTGCGGAGAGAACAGTTGCCAAACTGGAAAAGTCTATTGATGACCTGGAAG AAAAACTCGCTCAAGCCAAAGAGGAGAACTTGGGGCTGCATCAGACACTGGACCAGACGCTGAACGAACTGAACTGTATATGA
- the TPM4 gene encoding tropomyosin alpha-4 chain isoform X1 codes for MEAIKKKMQMLKLDKENAIDRAEQAETDKKAAEDKCKQVEDELVALQKKLKGTEDELDKYSEALKDAQEKLEQAEKKATDAEGEVAALNRRIQLVEEELDRAQERLATALQKLEEAEKAADESERGMKVIENRAMKDEEKMEIQEMQLKEAKHIAEEADRKYEEVARKLVILEGELERAEERAEVSEVKCSDLEEELKNVTNNLKSLEAQSEKYSEKEDKYEEEIKILSDKLKEAETRAEFAERTVAKLEKSIDDLEDELYAQKLKYKAISEELDHALNDMTSL; via the exons ATGGAAGCTATCAAGAAAAAGATGCAGATGTTGAAGTTAGACAAGGAGAATGCCATTGacagagcagagcaggctgaaACGGATAAGAAGGCAGCTGAGGACAAATGCAAACAG GTAGAGGATGAGCTGGTTGCTCTGCAGAAGAAGTTGAAAGGCACTGAAGATGAGCTGGACAAGTACTCGGAGGCTCTCAAAGATGCCCAGGAAAAACTAGAGCAGGCTGAAAAGAAGGCGACTGAT GCCGAAGGTGAGGTGGCAGCGCTGAACAGACGTATCCAGCTCGTGGAAGAGGAGCTGGATCGTGCCCAGGAACGGCTGGCCACAGCCTTGCAGAAACTGGAGGAGGCCGAGAAAGCGGCGGATGAGAGCGAGAG AGGAATGAAGGTTATCGAGAACAGAGCAATGAAAGAcgaagagaaaatggaaattcaggAAATGCAACTGAAGGAGGCCAAGCATATTGCTGAAGAAGCTGACCGCAAATATGAAGAG GTTGCCCGTAAACTGGTTATTTTGGAGGGTGAACTGGAAAGAGCTGAAGAGCGCGCAGAGGTGTCCGAAGT taaatGTAGTGACCTTGAAGAGGAGTTAAAGAACGTCACTAACAACCTGAAGTCTTTGGAAGCTCAATCTGAAAAG TACTcggaaaaagaagataaatacgAAGAAGAAATCAAGATTCTGTCCGACAAGCTTAAAGAA gctgAAACTCGTGCTGAGTTTGCGGAGAGAACAGTTGCCAAACTGGAAAAGTCTATTGATGACCTGGAAG ACGAGCTCTACGCTCAGAAGCTGAAGTACAAAGCGATCAGTGAGGAGCTTGACCATGCTCTCAATGACATGACCTCTCTGTGA